From the genome of Proteus vulgaris, one region includes:
- the ydgH gene encoding DUF1471 family protein YdgH, with amino-acid sequence MKLKTSVIAAAMLSLTNITVAQAAQELTPEQAAELKPFERITVIGRFNAIYEAADAVSRRADKVGADSFYIQGLDDISDSGNMSVTADLYHKDAPKAEEESYRIFHGVTELPKPEAILLQPFDTVSIRGYFPTTPDINDAIAKAAAKKGAASFFIVRNVSTNDGGNQEVTAYIYKKDAPKRAIQAPEAVVPYDSDAGRALIAEGGASANKVEKPGLASNTDFDRSVGAFADTQTSGASGRYTVTLPDGTEIQEVNKAAAALMDPFDTITFSGYFVNSPEISYQVAKRAAAKGAKYYHITNEWQSDGGTVTITADLFK; translated from the coding sequence ATGAAGCTGAAAACCTCAGTCATCGCAGCAGCGATGTTGTCTTTAACTAATATCACTGTTGCGCAGGCTGCTCAGGAATTAACACCCGAACAAGCTGCAGAACTAAAACCATTTGAAAGAATCACAGTTATCGGTCGTTTTAACGCTATTTATGAAGCCGCTGATGCGGTATCTCGTCGTGCGGATAAAGTCGGTGCTGATAGTTTCTACATTCAAGGTCTAGATGATATTAGTGATAGTGGCAACATGAGTGTTACTGCTGATCTATACCATAAAGATGCACCCAAAGCAGAAGAAGAAAGCTACCGTATTTTTCATGGCGTAACTGAATTACCAAAACCTGAAGCAATTCTGTTACAACCATTTGATACTGTTTCTATCCGTGGTTACTTCCCAACAACCCCTGATATTAACGATGCAATTGCAAAAGCGGCTGCTAAAAAAGGTGCTGCATCATTCTTTATTGTACGTAATGTATCGACAAATGATGGTGGTAACCAAGAAGTTACAGCTTATATCTACAAAAAAGATGCACCTAAACGCGCTATTCAAGCACCAGAAGCCGTTGTTCCTTATGATTCTGATGCCGGTCGCGCACTTATTGCTGAAGGCGGAGCTTCTGCCAATAAAGTTGAAAAGCCAGGTCTTGCATCAAACACTGATTTTGATAGAAGTGTAGGTGCATTTGCTGATACACAAACTTCGGGTGCAAGTGGTCGTTACACTGTCACATTACCTGATGGTACTGAAATCCAAGAAGTCAACAAAGCTGCTGCTGCATTAATGGACCCTTTTGATACCATTACATTTAGCGGATACTTTGTAAACTCACCAGAAATTTCTTATCAGGTTGCTAAACGTGCTGCCGCAAAAGGTGCCAAGTATTACCATATTACAAATGAATGGCAAAGTGATGGTGGTACAGTCACTATTACTGCTGACCTATTCAAGTAA